A single genomic interval of Spirosoma linguale DSM 74 harbors:
- a CDS encoding signal peptidase I (TIGRFAM: signal peptidase I~PFAM: Peptidase S24, S26A and S26B, conserved region~KEGG: glo:Glov_1621 signal peptidase I), producing MSEVKTKAETRPAKARKSPIREWFDSVLFAVVAATLIRWLFMEAFTIPTPSMENSLMVGDFLFVSKLHYGTRTPRTPLQVPLTHQKIWGTNIPSYSTAIQLPSYRLPGFTHVKNGDVVVFNVPPKYLNDNIDYPVDLKTNYIKRCIGIPGDVLEVRQRAVFVNGKPFPAPPRSEQKYFIKTTEVLDATFFRKYDIVNDYRDPSQPTENWKPLEQYNDSTKTSTMVGYSVNTTEDVIAKFKGFDFVKGIEPMTEKPGEMAPMIYGTPTFKWNHDNFGPITIPKKGATIQINEQTIALYGPVIELYEGNEKVEVAPKEIKIGGQPIKSYTFKQDYYFMMGDNRDNSLDSRFWGFVPEDHIVGKAVFVWMSLDPNPANAWNKIRWNRLFRTID from the coding sequence ATGTCTGAAGTAAAAACGAAGGCCGAAACAAGACCGGCTAAAGCTAGAAAATCGCCCATTCGTGAGTGGTTCGATTCCGTTCTGTTCGCCGTTGTGGCGGCTACACTCATCCGGTGGTTGTTTATGGAAGCCTTTACGATTCCAACTCCTTCGATGGAAAACAGCCTGATGGTGGGCGATTTTCTGTTTGTAAGCAAGCTGCATTATGGCACTCGCACGCCCCGCACACCCTTACAGGTGCCGTTGACACACCAGAAAATATGGGGGACGAACATACCTTCTTATAGCACTGCCATTCAGTTGCCATCGTATCGGTTGCCGGGCTTTACGCACGTTAAGAATGGCGATGTGGTCGTATTCAACGTGCCGCCCAAATACCTGAATGACAACATCGACTACCCCGTCGACCTGAAAACCAATTACATCAAGCGGTGTATCGGTATTCCGGGCGATGTGCTGGAGGTCCGGCAACGGGCTGTGTTTGTAAATGGTAAACCGTTTCCAGCGCCACCCCGCTCTGAACAGAAGTACTTCATCAAAACGACCGAAGTGCTGGATGCGACGTTCTTCCGGAAATATGACATCGTCAACGACTACCGCGACCCGAGTCAGCCGACCGAAAACTGGAAACCACTGGAGCAATACAATGACTCGACGAAAACATCCACGATGGTTGGCTACAGTGTCAACACAACCGAAGACGTTATTGCTAAATTTAAAGGGTTCGACTTTGTAAAAGGTATCGAGCCCATGACTGAAAAACCCGGCGAAATGGCCCCTATGATTTATGGAACGCCAACTTTCAAGTGGAACCATGACAACTTCGGTCCAATCACTATCCCGAAAAAAGGGGCAACAATCCAGATCAATGAACAGACAATTGCCCTCTACGGACCGGTTATTGAACTGTATGAAGGAAATGAAAAAGTAGAGGTAGCGCCGAAGGAGATAAAAATTGGTGGTCAGCCGATCAAGTCGTATACTTTTAAACAGGATTACTACTTCATGATGGGCGACAACCGCGACAACTCCCTCGACTCACGTTTCTGGGGTTTTGTCCCTGAAGATCATATTGTGGGTAAAGCCGTATTTGTCTGGATGTCGCTCGACCCCAACCCGGCCAACGCCTGGAATAAAATCCGCTGGAACCGGTTGTTCAGAACGATTGATTAA
- a CDS encoding uracil-DNA glycosylase (TIGRFAM: uracil-DNA glycosylase~PFAM: Uracil-DNA glycosylase superfamily~KEGG: avn:Avin_13610 uracil-DNA glycosylase) — protein MNVSIAESWRNRLQPEFDKPYFSELAQFLRHEYSTQRVFPPGALMFNAFDKCSFDDTRVVILGQDPYHGEGQANGLAFSVADGITKPPSLINIFKEIQDDLGKPIPKSGNLERWASQGVMLLNATLTVRAGQAGSHQGKGWETFTDAVIKLISEEKEHGVFMLWGAFAQKKGAVIDGKKHLILKAKHPSPMAANYGGWFGNKHFSQANAYLESKGLAPVEW, from the coding sequence ATGAATGTATCTATTGCCGAATCCTGGCGAAATCGGTTACAGCCCGAATTTGATAAACCTTATTTCAGTGAACTTGCCCAATTTCTACGACACGAGTACAGTACCCAGCGCGTATTTCCGCCGGGCGCGTTGATGTTCAACGCCTTTGACAAGTGTAGTTTCGACGACACCCGCGTTGTTATTCTGGGGCAGGACCCCTATCATGGCGAAGGGCAGGCTAACGGTCTGGCATTCTCGGTCGCCGATGGCATTACAAAACCGCCATCCTTAATTAACATTTTCAAAGAAATTCAGGACGACTTGGGCAAGCCTATCCCTAAGTCAGGTAATCTGGAGCGTTGGGCCAGTCAGGGGGTCATGTTGCTGAACGCCACACTCACCGTTCGCGCGGGTCAGGCGGGGTCACACCAAGGCAAAGGCTGGGAAACATTTACCGATGCCGTTATCAAGCTGATTTCAGAGGAGAAGGAGCACGGCGTTTTTATGCTCTGGGGCGCTTTCGCCCAAAAGAAAGGGGCCGTAATCGACGGTAAAAAACACTTGATCCTAAAAGCGAAACACCCGTCACCCATGGCGGCCAACTACGGCGGCTGGTTTGGCAATAAGCACTTCAGTCAGGCTAACGCTTATTTGGAAAGTAAAGGGTTGGCTCCGGTGGAGTGGTAG
- a CDS encoding ApaG domain protein (PFAM: ApaG domain protein~KEGG: similar to predicted protein), with translation MVSSVTEGVKVSVKTEYQADYSSPLQAHYVFTYRITIENASDYTIQLLRRHWLIFDSNGTVREVEGEGVVGLQPVLEPGEVHEYVSGCNLRSSIGKMAGTYLVERIIDGKQLRVSIPEFTMVVPYKLN, from the coding sequence ATGGTTTCGTCAGTCACAGAAGGCGTGAAAGTTAGCGTGAAGACTGAGTATCAGGCTGATTACTCCAGTCCACTCCAGGCGCATTACGTGTTTACCTACCGGATTACCATCGAAAATGCGAGCGACTACACTATTCAGTTGCTCCGGCGTCATTGGTTGATTTTTGATTCCAATGGTACCGTTCGGGAAGTAGAGGGGGAGGGCGTTGTTGGACTGCAACCGGTACTCGAACCGGGTGAGGTTCACGAATATGTATCGGGCTGTAATCTACGGTCGAGCATTGGTAAAATGGCAGGAACGTATCTTGTCGAACGAATTATTGACGGTAAACAGCTTCGGGTTAGTATTCCCGAGTTCACGATGGTGGTGCCGTATAAACTGAACTGA
- a CDS encoding O-methyltransferase-like protein (KEGG: wsu:WS2183 hypothetical protein), giving the protein MLLAYLRYLSRARDEHSLHSPFLFSLYVQVIRAKTGSRALFAPIRALRKELRKSRQLITIADLGAGSKVNPSRQRTIGDIARNSQKPARFGRLLFRLIRRFEAKVVVDLGTSLGMTTAYLAEATKPYGGQVLTFEGCPETAAVARQNFERLAMQNVEVVVGNLDETLLPAIGGLPPVDFVFFDANHRYEPTVRYFETCLTNIHNDTVFVFDDIHWSDEMEQAWAYLKAHKAVSVTVDLFWVGLVFFRKEQPKQDFVLWF; this is encoded by the coding sequence TTGTTACTCGCTTATCTCCGGTATTTGAGTCGCGCCCGCGACGAACATTCGCTTCATTCCCCATTTCTCTTTTCTCTTTACGTTCAGGTCATCCGGGCAAAAACCGGATCCAGAGCACTGTTTGCGCCTATACGGGCACTCAGAAAAGAACTTCGTAAAAGTCGTCAGCTTATTACAATCGCCGATTTAGGAGCGGGGTCCAAAGTGAATCCATCCCGGCAGCGAACCATTGGCGATATTGCCCGGAACTCCCAGAAACCGGCACGCTTCGGTCGGCTCCTGTTTCGGCTGATTCGGCGCTTCGAGGCCAAAGTCGTGGTTGATCTGGGCACATCGCTGGGCATGACAACGGCTTACCTGGCCGAAGCCACTAAACCGTACGGTGGTCAGGTGCTGACGTTTGAAGGCTGCCCGGAAACGGCGGCCGTAGCCCGGCAGAATTTCGAGCGGTTAGCTATGCAGAACGTCGAGGTAGTTGTTGGCAATCTGGATGAAACCCTGCTACCCGCCATCGGCGGACTGCCTCCCGTTGATTTTGTCTTTTTCGATGCCAACCACCGGTATGAGCCAACGGTACGCTATTTCGAAACCTGCCTGACCAATATTCATAATGATACCGTATTCGTTTTCGACGATATACACTGGTCGGACGAAATGGAGCAGGCATGGGCTTACCTCAAGGCGCACAAAGCCGTTAGTGTAACGGTCGATTTGTTTTGGGTGGGGCTAGTATTTTTTCGGAAGGAACAGCCAAAACAGGATTTCGTTCTTTGGTTTTGA
- a CDS encoding hypothetical protein (KEGG: scl:sce6762 putative secreted protein), whose translation MNFLTYSRLALTVGLSALFLHMVSCSKDTTESLTTTETSSFDLIQQKILTPSCATSGCHLSDKDATYFQHGLVLAEGVAYQNLVGVDPKNSSAKADGFKRVKAYASLESLLYHKITTTAGHHSGKQYGNPMPLGGVALSDGQVEFVRRWIDAGAPKTGTIADATLLNDKTVSEAAYEPLTVPAAGTGFQMAVPSFDIQPNFERELFTRKMLGNTQDVYVNRYETKMRSGSHHFVAYDFRNKALLPNLNDIRDLRNPDNSLNILTALTMSNHVYLAGSQAQYQDYVFPEGAALLIPAGASFDLNSHFVNKTTGVRKGEAQINLYTVDKAKVKNIVQTLDLSNTNLTLPANTRVTLTKTFTFSKPRKVLTLTSHMHKLGEKFVIKIVGGARNGEIVYTSTDWENPEIITFKTPIDLQKGEGLMSEITYNNTTSKAVSFGLTSEDEMGIIFGYYYEE comes from the coding sequence ATGAACTTCCTGACTTATAGCCGTTTGGCTTTAACCGTTGGCCTTTCAGCCCTTTTTTTACATATGGTGTCTTGTAGTAAAGACACTACCGAGTCATTGACCACAACGGAAACATCTTCGTTTGATCTTATTCAGCAAAAAATCCTGACGCCTTCCTGCGCTACGTCGGGCTGCCACTTATCAGATAAAGATGCTACGTACTTTCAGCATGGGCTGGTATTAGCAGAAGGTGTCGCTTACCAAAACCTGGTGGGTGTTGATCCAAAAAACAGTAGTGCTAAGGCAGACGGCTTCAAGCGAGTGAAAGCGTATGCTTCACTGGAGAGTTTGCTCTATCATAAAATAACAACAACTGCCGGCCATCATAGCGGTAAACAATACGGAAATCCAATGCCATTGGGCGGAGTCGCCCTATCTGACGGGCAGGTTGAGTTTGTGCGTCGCTGGATAGATGCTGGTGCGCCCAAAACAGGCACTATTGCTGATGCTACCTTATTGAATGACAAAACGGTTTCCGAGGCAGCTTACGAACCATTAACGGTGCCTGCGGCCGGAACTGGTTTTCAGATGGCCGTTCCCTCGTTCGATATACAGCCGAATTTTGAACGGGAGTTGTTTACCCGGAAAATGCTCGGCAATACACAGGATGTGTACGTAAATCGCTATGAGACCAAGATGCGGAGTGGGAGCCACCATTTTGTTGCGTATGATTTCCGCAATAAAGCCCTTTTGCCTAACCTGAATGACATCCGCGATTTACGTAACCCTGATAATTCTCTGAATATATTAACTGCTCTGACTATGTCGAACCATGTGTATCTGGCGGGTTCGCAGGCGCAGTATCAGGACTACGTATTCCCCGAGGGAGCCGCCTTGCTTATTCCGGCGGGGGCTTCGTTCGATCTTAACTCGCACTTCGTTAATAAAACTACGGGAGTACGTAAGGGGGAAGCCCAGATCAACCTGTATACGGTCGATAAGGCAAAAGTGAAAAACATCGTTCAGACGCTCGATCTGAGTAATACAAATCTGACACTTCCCGCCAATACCCGGGTGACGCTCACCAAAACGTTTACCTTCAGCAAGCCCCGGAAGGTGCTTACCCTCACGTCGCATATGCACAAGCTGGGTGAGAAGTTTGTGATCAAAATCGTGGGTGGAGCCCGCAACGGTGAAATCGTTTATACCTCTACCGACTGGGAAAACCCTGAAATTATCACCTTCAAAACCCCCATCGACCTGCAAAAAGGGGAAGGGCTCATGTCTGAAATAACCTATAATAATACCACCAGCAAAGCCGTCAGCTTCGGCTTGACGAGTGAAGATGAAATGGGTATTATTTTCGGGTATTATTACGAGGAATAG
- a CDS encoding DEAD/DEAH box helicase domain protein (PFAM: DEAD/DEAH box helicase domain protein; helicase domain protein; DbpA RNA-binding domain protein~SMART: DEAD-like helicase ; helicase domain protein~KEGG: dds:Ddes_1725 DEAD/DEAH box helicase domain protein), with amino-acid sequence MADEPLAHVEEPKAAAAVAEVVTPKADPNQLLFSSLAISPELLQAVTDMGFISPSPIQAEAIPPILDGRDVIGQAQTGTGKTAAFGIPALDLIDVQDRSVQTLILCPTRELALQVAEEIKKLAKYKRGIRIEAIYGGDSIERQIRSLKSGVHIVIGTPGRVMDHMERNTLKLNNVKMMILDEADEMLDMGFREDIESILEEMPEERQTILFSATMSKPIMQITQKFQKDPVLVKVVKKELTNVNIEQVYFEVKSKAKVEVMCRLIDMYDLKLLLVFCNTKRKVDEIVEDLQIRGYQAEGLHGDLRQAQRNNVMSKFRAGTTNILVATDVAARGIDVDDVDAVINFDIPLDEEYYVHRIGRTGRAGKSGRAFSFVGRDEKYRFREIQTYTKVKVEKGVIPSFEDIVGVRKARFIEQLQQTIQESKDLNLYDDLLTQLNHAGFSTEQIVAALVKRSMGLEKNEFADQNLNLEDDRRNGRDKYADRGRGEGGGRFEDRRGGSRFGDRDERGNSSRFGDRREGGDRGGSRFGDRRSDGGDRPRFNDRDRSGTGKPYFDRDDQRVPREREANMTRLMVSIGRKDFVRPGDIVGAIAGEANIPGNSIGSIDIFDKFTYVDVPKDVANRVVDAMEGNTIKGRRVNIEVAR; translated from the coding sequence GTGGCCGACGAACCCCTTGCTCACGTTGAAGAACCTAAAGCGGCAGCTGCGGTTGCAGAAGTAGTAACGCCTAAGGCTGATCCTAATCAGCTTTTATTCTCCAGCCTGGCCATTTCGCCCGAGCTGTTGCAGGCTGTTACGGATATGGGCTTCATTAGCCCATCGCCCATTCAGGCCGAAGCAATTCCACCAATTCTGGATGGTCGTGACGTAATCGGACAGGCCCAAACGGGTACCGGTAAAACGGCCGCCTTTGGTATTCCTGCTCTTGATCTGATCGATGTTCAGGATCGTTCGGTACAAACGCTTATCCTTTGCCCAACGCGGGAACTGGCCTTGCAGGTAGCCGAAGAGATAAAGAAACTAGCCAAATACAAGCGTGGTATCCGTATCGAAGCTATCTATGGCGGTGACTCCATTGAGCGGCAGATTCGGTCACTCAAGAGCGGTGTGCATATCGTAATCGGTACGCCCGGCCGTGTAATGGACCACATGGAGCGAAATACCCTCAAACTCAACAACGTTAAGATGATGATTCTTGACGAAGCGGATGAGATGCTGGATATGGGCTTCCGGGAAGATATTGAGAGCATTCTGGAAGAAATGCCCGAAGAGCGGCAAACGATCCTGTTCTCGGCAACGATGTCGAAGCCGATCATGCAGATCACCCAGAAGTTCCAGAAAGATCCTGTGCTGGTGAAAGTCGTCAAGAAAGAATTGACGAACGTAAACATCGAGCAGGTTTATTTTGAAGTAAAATCGAAAGCAAAAGTTGAAGTGATGTGCCGTCTGATCGACATGTACGATCTGAAACTGCTGCTGGTATTCTGTAATACAAAACGGAAAGTCGACGAAATCGTTGAAGACCTGCAAATCCGGGGCTATCAGGCCGAAGGCTTGCACGGCGATCTGCGCCAGGCGCAACGGAACAATGTCATGAGCAAGTTCCGCGCCGGTACGACCAACATCCTGGTTGCTACCGACGTAGCCGCTCGTGGTATTGACGTTGATGATGTCGACGCGGTTATCAACTTCGACATTCCCCTCGACGAAGAATATTACGTACACCGGATTGGTCGGACAGGCCGGGCGGGTAAATCGGGCCGGGCGTTCTCGTTCGTGGGTCGCGATGAGAAATACCGTTTCCGCGAAATCCAGACTTATACAAAAGTTAAGGTTGAGAAAGGTGTCATTCCTTCCTTCGAAGACATCGTTGGTGTTCGCAAAGCCCGTTTCATCGAGCAACTGCAACAAACGATTCAGGAAAGCAAAGACTTGAACCTGTATGACGATTTACTGACGCAGCTCAACCACGCCGGTTTCTCGACCGAGCAGATTGTAGCCGCGCTGGTAAAACGCAGTATGGGTCTGGAGAAGAACGAATTCGCCGATCAGAACCTCAATCTGGAAGATGATCGCCGGAATGGCCGCGACAAATACGCCGATCGTGGTCGGGGTGAAGGTGGTGGACGCTTCGAAGATCGTCGGGGTGGGTCACGCTTTGGCGACCGCGATGAGCGGGGTAACAGCTCGCGTTTTGGTGACCGTCGTGAGGGTGGTGATCGGGGTGGGTCACGCTTTGGCGACCGTCGCTCCGACGGTGGTGATCGTCCACGTTTCAACGACCGGGATCGGTCGGGCACAGGCAAACCTTATTTCGACCGCGACGATCAGCGTGTTCCCCGTGAACGCGAAGCGAACATGACCCGCCTGATGGTGAGCATTGGCCGCAAAGATTTCGTCCGTCCGGGCGACATCGTAGGTGCCATTGCCGGTGAAGCCAACATTCCCGGTAACAGCATCGGTAGCATTGATATCTTCGACAAGTTCACCTACGTTGATGTACCGAAAGATGTAGCCAACCGCGTTGTCGACGCTATGGAAGGCAACACCATTAAAGGACGCCGGGTTAATATTGAAGTAGCACGGTAG
- a CDS encoding conserved hypothetical protein (KEGG: prw:PsycPRwf_1418 hypothetical protein): MTPTTGKYIMLIGSVVVLIGLVIYFFGDKLHWLGRLPGDIRIVGRDGGGFYFPIVTCIVVSIVLNLLIVLIRRFFG, from the coding sequence ATGACACCTACCACCGGTAAATACATAATGTTGATCGGTTCCGTTGTTGTTCTCATCGGCCTTGTTATCTACTTCTTTGGCGATAAACTGCATTGGCTGGGGCGTCTGCCCGGCGATATTCGCATCGTGGGACGTGACGGTGGCGGATTCTATTTCCCAATCGTAACCTGTATTGTGGTTAGTATAGTACTGAATCTTCTTATCGTCCTGATCCGTCGTTTTTTCGGGTAG